ACCACGCGCGTTTCACGGAGCCGGTCCGCGTTCGAATTCAAACGTAGCGCCCGGGCGTATGCATCCGTCGGCAACGCGGGCGCGCGTCACTTCAACGCGGGACGGACAGGTGGGCCAGCAACTTTCCGTGGATGCCGCCGAAGCCACCGTTGCTGAACACGCACACGACATCGCCACCTTGCGCGTTCTTCACCACATGATTCACGATGGTGTCCACGTCCGGCAAATAGGCGGCTTGTTTGCCGCGCGCCGTCAGATCCGCCATCAAACGACCGGGATCCAGCCGCTCCTCCGGCGACAGCAATTCCAGCCGCGCCACCTGGGACACCACCACCGCGTCGGCGTCGGCAAACGCGCCCGCCAGCTCGGTTTGAAAAACGTTCCGCCGCGTTGTGTTGCTGCGCGGCTCGAACACGGCCCACACCCTGTCGCGCGGGTGCCGTATCCGCAGCGCCCGCAGGGTCTCTCGGATCGCCGTGGGATGGTGCCCGAAATCGTCAATCACCGTCACGCCCCCGGCAACGCCGCGCACTTCCATCCGTCGCCGGATGCCCTTGAATGTGTCGAACGCGGCCTGAATCTGCTTGTTTGACAGCCCGCAATGCTTCGCGCACGCGACGACGGCCAGCGCGTTTCGCACGTTCAGCTCGCCAACCAGGTTCAGGTGGAATTTGAAGCTGGGAATCTCAAACTCGGACGCGGTCGGCGCGAGCTTGAGGTTGAACGCCCGCACGGCGTTGTCTTCGCCGAGGCCGAAACGCTTTACGGGACAATGGGTGACCCTCAGCAGGGGCGCGAGATTCGCGTCGTCGCCGTTGGCCAGCAGCAGTCCGTTCCGGGGGATGAGCCGGATGAAATGGTCGAATGAGCGCTGGACCGCCGCGAGGTTCTCAAAAATGTCCGCGTGATCGAACTCCAGGTTGTTGAGGACGGCAACCTCGGGCAGGTAATGGACGAACTTGCTGCGCTTGTCGAAAAACGCGGTGTCGTACTCATCGCCCTCGATGATGAACCATTCGCTGTCCGTGAACCGCGCCCCCTGCCCCAGGTTGTTCGGAATGCCTCCGATCAGATAGCCGGGATTCAACCCGCTGTGCTCGAACACCCAGGCCAGCAGCGCGGTCGTCGTCGTCTTGCCGTGCGTGCCGGCCACCACAAGCGAGCGTTTGCCGCGGATGAAGAATTCCTTCAGCAGTTCAGGCAGAGAACAGTAACGGAGTTTTTTGTCGAGCGTGGCCTCGGCCTCCGGGTTGCCGCGTGAAACAGCGTTGCCGATGACGACAAGGTCGGGCTTGTGCGCGAGGTTTTGCTCCGCGTAACCGGACATCACCCCGATCTTCCGTTCGGCCAGAAAAGTGGACATCGGCGGATAGACGTTCTGGTCCGAACCCGTCACCTGAAATCCGCGCTCCTGCATCGCCGCCGCTGCCGAGGCCATCGCCGTGCCGCAGACCCCGACGAAGTGAACTGATTTGATTTGCGAAAGCATCAGATTGATTGCGCCGGCGCAAAACACGCCGGAATTCTTTTGTCAAAATCCTGTGGTCTCCGTATCTCCCCGACAAAATCAACTTTTCAATTTATTCTCCAGGATTTGTCCCGCGAGCGCCGGGTTAGCCCTGCCCTTGCTCAGCTTCATGACCTGCCCTTTGAGAAAATTTAACGCTGCCGTCTTCCCGTTCTTGAAATCAGCGACGGGACCGGGATTCGCCGCGATCACTTCGTCGCAGAACTTCTCGATTGCGCCGGTATCACTGACCTGTTTGAGTCCTTTGTCCGATATGATGGCGTCAGGGTCAGTTCTTCCTGTTTCAAACATCTCGTCAATAACCTGCTGGTATCCAACGGAGCTAATCACGCCACGTAAAAACGGGATGGTCACGCCGGCTGCCGAAGGAATCAGCGGAGCCAAGGCCGCCCAGGAACGGTTCTTCGCAAGAAGCCGCGGGCGATACTGTTGAATTACAGTATTTGCAACGCCGCGCAGATCGAGAGCCTTCGAATCTACCGAGGGATTTCCAGCGAGCAATTCCGCCGCGCATTTTTCGAAGTAGTCTCCAGCCTCGACATCAGACTTAAACGTTTCCGCCTGGTCTTTCGTCAGTAAATAATCGCGCATGAACCGCTGCTTGCGCGCCAGCGGCAGTTCCACCATCCGTTTCCGAACTTCTGCCAGCCACTCGTCGGCCGGCACGAACGGCATCAGGTCCGGCTCGGGAAAATAGCGGTAATCATGCGCGTGTTCTTTCGTTCGCATCTCCTCCGTTACGCCCGCCACGTCGTCCCAGCGACGCGTGGATTGGATGAGCTTGCCACCACCCTCGAGCACTTCGATCTGGCGCGGGATTTCGTACTCGAGCGCCTTTCGCGCGCCGGTGAAACTGTTCATGTTTTTAATCTCGATCTTCGCGCCCAGCTCCTTCGCGCCCTTCGGCCGCACGCTCACGTTGACGTCGCAGCGCACCATCCCCTTCTCCATGTCGCAGTCGCTTACACCGCCGTAGGTGAGGATGTCCTTCAGTGCGTTGAGGTACTCGTACGCCATTTCCGCGCTGGTGATGTCCGGTTCGGAGACGATTTCCAGCAGCGGCACGCCGGCGCGGTTGAAGTCCACGCCGCTGTTCCGCTCGAAGTGAAAGTTTTTGCCCACGTCCTCCTCCAGGTGCGCCCGCGTAATGCGGACACGCGAGATCCCGCCGCCGCACTCAAACTCAACATGGCCGTTCACCGTCGAGGGGTCGGCATATTGCGTGATCTGATAATTCTTGGGCACATCGGGATAGAAATAATTCTTGCGGTCGAACTTCGCGTGACGCGACACCGCGCAATTGAGCAGCAGGCCGGTGAGCGCCGTCAAACGCAGCGCCTCTTCGTTCGCCACCGGCAGCACGCCGGGCAGGCCGAGGCAGACCGGGCAGACATTGGTGTTTGGCGGCGCGCCGAATTCGTTGGAGCAGCCGCACCACATCTTCGATTTTGTCTTGAGCTGGACGTGTGTTTCCAGTCCGATGACCGCGTCGTATTCCATAAGGCGGCGGGAATCTAAACAGAGACCAACAGCGGTGAACACGGATTTTTTTGCGGATCAGGCGGTCGTCGTCTTCGCCCCAACGGCGACGGCCCTGCGCGATCCGACGAGTCTTCGGGCGAACCATTGCTGGAATGATTCGAGGTAGAGATAGATGACGGGGGTGATGTAGAGCGTCAGCAGTTGCGAAACCACCAATCCACCCACGACGCAGAGTCCGAGGGGCCGGCGCGATTCGCCGCCCGCGCCGAAACCCAGCGCGATCGGCAGGGTCGCCATCAGCGCGGCCATGGTGGTCATCATGATCGGCCGGAAACGCAACAGACAGCCCTGGAA
The sequence above is drawn from the Candidatus Angelobacter sp. genome and encodes:
- the gatB gene encoding Asp-tRNA(Asn)/Glu-tRNA(Gln) amidotransferase subunit GatB, whose protein sequence is MEYDAVIGLETHVQLKTKSKMWCGCSNEFGAPPNTNVCPVCLGLPGVLPVANEEALRLTALTGLLLNCAVSRHAKFDRKNYFYPDVPKNYQITQYADPSTVNGHVEFECGGGISRVRITRAHLEEDVGKNFHFERNSGVDFNRAGVPLLEIVSEPDITSAEMAYEYLNALKDILTYGGVSDCDMEKGMVRCDVNVSVRPKGAKELGAKIEIKNMNSFTGARKALEYEIPRQIEVLEGGGKLIQSTRRWDDVAGVTEEMRTKEHAHDYRYFPEPDLMPFVPADEWLAEVRKRMVELPLARKQRFMRDYLLTKDQAETFKSDVEAGDYFEKCAAELLAGNPSVDSKALDLRGVANTVIQQYRPRLLAKNRSWAALAPLIPSAAGVTIPFLRGVISSVGYQQVIDEMFETGRTDPDAIISDKGLKQVSDTGAIEKFCDEVIAANPGPVADFKNGKTAALNFLKGQVMKLSKGRANPALAGQILENKLKS
- the mpl gene encoding UDP-N-acetylmuramate:L-alanyl-gamma-D-glutamyl-meso-diaminopimelate ligase; the encoded protein is MLSQIKSVHFVGVCGTAMASAAAAMQERGFQVTGSDQNVYPPMSTFLAERKIGVMSGYAEQNLAHKPDLVVIGNAVSRGNPEAEATLDKKLRYCSLPELLKEFFIRGKRSLVVAGTHGKTTTTALLAWVFEHSGLNPGYLIGGIPNNLGQGARFTDSEWFIIEGDEYDTAFFDKRSKFVHYLPEVAVLNNLEFDHADIFENLAAVQRSFDHFIRLIPRNGLLLANGDDANLAPLLRVTHCPVKRFGLGEDNAVRAFNLKLAPTASEFEIPSFKFHLNLVGELNVRNALAVVACAKHCGLSNKQIQAAFDTFKGIRRRMEVRGVAGGVTVIDDFGHHPTAIRETLRALRIRHPRDRVWAVFEPRSNTTRRNVFQTELAGAFADADAVVVSQVARLELLSPEERLDPGRLMADLTARGKQAAYLPDVDTIVNHVVKNAQGGDVVCVFSNGGFGGIHGKLLAHLSVPR